Proteins from a genomic interval of Sphingomonas sp. Y38-1Y:
- the rplS gene encoding 50S ribosomal protein L19, whose product MNLIQQIEAEQIAKLLSAREIPDFRPGDTLRVGVKVIEGERRRVQNYEGVCIARSNKGMGSNFTVRKISFGEGVERVFPLYSPNIDSIEVVRRGVVRRAKLYYLRGRTGKSARIAERRDPRQTAAAAAD is encoded by the coding sequence ATGAACCTGATCCAGCAGATCGAGGCGGAACAGATCGCCAAGCTGCTTTCGGCACGCGAAATCCCCGACTTCCGCCCCGGCGACACGCTGCGCGTCGGCGTGAAGGTCATCGAAGGTGAGCGGCGCCGCGTCCAGAATTACGAGGGCGTGTGCATCGCGCGCTCGAACAAGGGCATGGGCTCGAACTTCACCGTTCGGAAGATCTCGTTCGGCGAGGGCGTCGAGCGTGTCTTCCCGCTCTATTCGCCGAACATCGATTCGATCGAGGTGGTTCGCCGCGGCGTCGTGCGCCGTGCGAAGCTCTATTACCTGCGTGGCCGCACCGGCAAGTCGGCGCGTATCGCCGAGCGTCGCGACCCGCGTCAGACTGCGGCTGCCGCCGCCGACTAA
- a CDS encoding ferritin-like domain-containing protein, which yields MRNQDLILEILGAGEARRESRRAMLRMARTATVAVAGAGLLAACDDNDDDVVVNPTPTPSPTPTPTPTPSPTSAAPSEADVLNFALQLEYLEAQFYAFAATGSGLPADQLTGTGTQGTVTGGRRVNFTDPLVAAYAREIANDEREHVNFLRNALMSARVAMPAIDIGTAATGAFSSAARAAGLVGAGESFDAYASDENFLLAAFIFEDVGVTAYKGAVSFLNTKAFIEAAAGIHAAEAYHAGLIRTVLFRKGLATPALIDATEAISNARDSLDGTSDLDQGIRPSGSGATLTSNIVPTDSSGIAFSRTPGQVLNIAYLNKSAVSQGGFFPSGLNGSLRTSAAN from the coding sequence ATGCGAAATCAGGACCTGATTCTCGAAATCCTGGGCGCTGGCGAAGCGCGTCGGGAAAGCCGCCGCGCAATGCTGCGCATGGCTCGCACCGCCACGGTTGCCGTGGCTGGCGCCGGGCTGCTCGCCGCGTGCGACGACAATGACGACGACGTGGTGGTCAACCCGACCCCCACCCCGTCGCCGACGCCCACACCCACGCCGACCCCCTCGCCCACCTCGGCGGCACCGAGCGAGGCCGACGTGCTCAACTTCGCGCTTCAGCTCGAATATCTGGAGGCGCAGTTCTATGCCTTCGCCGCGACGGGTAGCGGCCTGCCGGCCGATCAGCTGACCGGCACCGGCACGCAGGGGACGGTGACGGGCGGCCGCCGCGTCAACTTCACCGACCCGCTGGTCGCCGCCTATGCGCGCGAGATCGCCAATGACGAGCGCGAGCACGTCAACTTCCTGCGCAATGCGCTGATGTCGGCGCGGGTGGCGATGCCGGCGATCGACATCGGCACCGCCGCGACGGGTGCGTTCTCCAGCGCGGCGCGCGCCGCCGGGCTGGTCGGGGCAGGCGAAAGCTTCGACGCCTATGCCAGCGACGAAAACTTCCTGCTCGCCGCCTTCATCTTCGAGGATGTCGGCGTCACCGCGTACAAGGGTGCCGTCAGCTTCCTCAACACCAAGGCCTTTATCGAGGCGGCGGCGGGCATCCACGCGGCCGAGGCGTACCATGCCGGCCTGATCCGCACGGTGCTGTTCCGCAAGGGACTGGCGACGCCGGCGCTGATAGACGCGACCGAGGCGATCTCGAACGCGCGCGACAGTCTGGATGGGACGAGCGATCTCGACCAAGGCATCCGTCCGTCGGGCAGCGGCGCGACGCTCACGTCGAACATCGTACCGACGGACTCGAGCGGCATCGCGTTCAGCCGGACGCCGGGCCAGGTGCTCAACATCGCCTATCTCAACAAGTCGGCGGTGTCGCAGGGCGGCTTCTTCCCTTCGGGGCTCAACGGCAGCCTGCGGACCAGCGCCGCGAACTGA
- a CDS encoding ferritin-like domain-containing protein, protein MEATPDLIEVLDARERRREGRRDFFRTMGVAAAVAGGAAIATRTAPVVAQTAPSDGDILNFALNLEYLEAQFYLFAATGEGLPSSLTSGTGTAGAVSGGRRVNFTDTAVAAYAREIAADERAHVEFLRNALTNTAVAQPAIDIGVGPNTAFSAAARAAGLIGAGETFDPYASDENFLLAAYIFEDVGVTAYKGAAPLITSKTFLEAAAGILAVEAYHAAIVRTTLYAKGIATPALIDATEAISNARDSLDGSSDLDQGVRPSGTGGNTVSNIAPLDANGIAFSRSAGQTLNIAYLNRMSTDRGGFFPAGVNGTIRTSASN, encoded by the coding sequence ATGGAAGCGACGCCTGACTTGATCGAGGTCCTCGACGCGCGTGAGCGTCGACGTGAGGGCCGACGCGATTTCTTCCGCACCATGGGGGTGGCCGCGGCCGTCGCCGGTGGCGCGGCGATCGCGACCCGCACCGCGCCGGTCGTTGCGCAGACCGCGCCGTCCGATGGCGACATCCTCAACTTCGCCCTCAACCTCGAATATCTCGAGGCGCAATTCTATTTGTTCGCGGCAACCGGCGAGGGCCTGCCGAGTTCGCTGACGAGCGGCACCGGGACGGCCGGCGCGGTCAGCGGCGGACGCCGGGTCAACTTCACCGACACTGCCGTCGCCGCTTATGCGCGAGAAATCGCCGCCGACGAGCGCGCGCATGTCGAGTTCCTGCGCAACGCGCTCACCAACACCGCCGTCGCGCAGCCGGCGATCGACATCGGCGTCGGCCCGAACACCGCCTTCTCCGCCGCCGCCCGCGCGGCCGGGCTGATCGGCGCGGGCGAGACGTTCGACCCCTATGCCAGCGACGAGAACTTCCTGCTGGCGGCCTATATCTTCGAGGATGTCGGCGTCACCGCCTACAAGGGCGCAGCCCCGCTGATCACGTCGAAGACCTTCCTCGAAGCGGCGGCCGGGATCCTGGCGGTCGAGGCGTATCATGCCGCGATCGTGCGGACGACGCTCTATGCCAAGGGGATCGCGACGCCTGCGTTGATCGACGCGACGGAGGCGATCTCCAACGCGCGCGACAGCCTGGACGGGTCGAGCGACCTGGACCAGGGCGTGCGTCCGTCGGGCACCGGCGGCAACACGGTGAGCAACATCGCGCCGCTCGATGCCAACGGCATCGCCTTCAGCCGATCGGCCGGCCAGACGCTCAACATCGCCTATCTCAACCGCATGTCGACCGACCGCGGCGGGTTCTTCCCCGCCGGCGTCAACGGCACCATCCGCACCAGCGCGTCAAACTGA
- a CDS encoding Crp/Fnr family transcriptional regulator, giving the protein MYRTEHRIDRTDRVDGVSFANAFLAGLSRDDARAVAATAMRVTLASGDPAVPEGQQASLWLPETAVLSFGEALGGRLIECGIIGREGLVGWEPATGIAPSAAIGVLIRGTALVVPGERVSALCAERPTLAAALLRYRETLVAQMRATIAARLHCRPEARLARWLCMLHDRVEGDTLDITHLRLADFLASRRAGVTDSLHLLEGERVLRCTRGKIVVRSRAALEQAAGECYGAAERVHRALVGPFGKVAAAA; this is encoded by the coding sequence ATGTATCGCACGGAACATCGGATCGATCGCACCGACCGCGTTGACGGCGTGAGCTTTGCCAACGCGTTCCTTGCGGGCCTCTCTCGCGACGATGCACGAGCGGTCGCCGCCACCGCCATGCGCGTCACGCTGGCAAGCGGCGATCCGGCGGTGCCCGAGGGGCAGCAGGCCTCGCTCTGGCTGCCCGAGACCGCGGTGCTCTCGTTCGGAGAGGCGCTGGGCGGGCGGCTGATCGAATGTGGGATCATCGGGCGTGAGGGGCTGGTCGGGTGGGAGCCGGCGACCGGCATCGCGCCCTCCGCCGCGATCGGGGTGCTGATCCGTGGGACCGCGCTGGTGGTGCCGGGCGAGCGGGTGTCGGCCTTGTGTGCCGAGCGGCCGACGCTTGCTGCGGCACTGCTGCGCTATCGTGAAACCCTGGTGGCGCAGATGCGCGCGACGATCGCCGCGCGGCTCCACTGCCGGCCGGAGGCGCGGCTGGCGCGCTGGCTGTGCATGCTCCACGACCGGGTGGAGGGCGATACGCTCGACATCACGCATCTGCGCCTTGCCGACTTCCTCGCCTCGCGCCGGGCGGGCGTGACCGACAGCCTCCATCTGCTGGAGGGCGAGCGCGTGCTGCGGTGTACGCGCGGCAAGATCGTCGTGCGCAGCCGTGCCGCGCTCGAGCAGGCCGCTGGCGAATGCTATGGCGCGGCGGAGCGGGTCCACCGCGCGCTGGTGGGGCCGTTCGGGAAAGTCGCCGCGGCCGCCTAG
- a CDS encoding anti-sigma factor, translated as MQTDPALDDDEHLAAEWVLGLLTGAEAATAQARVASDPGFAAAVARWEARLAPLYDEIEPAAAPEGLWPQIEARLRVPANDGLLRSLRRWRASAISLGAVAAVLGAVLVLRPVPAPLAAPPPPQDSRTLLAQLPDAKGASMIAARLGAEGALHLRAIAVPAGSGEPELWLIAGDAAPVSLGQFARDGESRLVISPEVAKLLQDGAVLALTLEPAEGAPHPAPSGTILGTARLTRL; from the coding sequence ATGCAGACTGATCCGGCCCTGGACGACGACGAGCATCTCGCGGCCGAATGGGTGCTGGGGCTGCTGACCGGGGCCGAGGCGGCGACCGCGCAGGCGCGCGTCGCGAGCGACCCTGGCTTTGCCGCCGCAGTAGCACGCTGGGAAGCGCGGCTGGCGCCGCTCTATGACGAGATCGAGCCGGCGGCCGCGCCCGAGGGATTGTGGCCGCAAATCGAGGCGCGACTGCGCGTGCCCGCCAACGATGGGTTGCTGCGGAGCCTGCGGCGCTGGCGCGCATCGGCAATCTCGCTGGGCGCGGTGGCGGCGGTGCTCGGCGCAGTGCTCGTGCTGCGGCCCGTCCCCGCCCCGCTTGCCGCGCCGCCGCCGCCGCAGGATTCGCGGACGCTGCTCGCGCAGCTTCCCGATGCCAAGGGCGCGTCGATGATCGCCGCGCGGCTGGGCGCCGAGGGCGCGCTGCACCTGCGTGCGATCGCGGTTCCCGCGGGCAGCGGCGAACCCGAACTGTGGCTTATCGCCGGTGACGCCGCACCCGTCTCGCTCGGCCAGTTCGCGCGCGATGGCGAAAGCCGGCTGGTCATCTCGCCCGAAGTGGCCAAGCTGCTTCAAGATGGCGCGGTGCTGGCGCTGACGCTGGAGCCTGCCGAGGGAGCGCCGCATCCGGCACCGTCGGGCACGATCCTGGGCACCGCGCGGCTGACGCGGCTCTAG
- a CDS encoding sigma-70 family RNA polymerase sigma factor, which yields MAEADAARARLNDDMALAAQGDRAAFARVYARTSNKLYGVVLRVLHDREAAEDVLQEVYLKIWDRAASFEPGRASPITWMATIARNSAIDSRRSRERRHEDADGTDLADRGIASTASAPMPADERIGLVQCLRLLDEHQRQFIRSAFFDGYSYAELAQHASVPLGTMKSWIRRGLDRLRLCLDAD from the coding sequence ATGGCCGAGGCGGATGCAGCGCGCGCGCGGCTGAACGACGACATGGCGCTTGCTGCGCAGGGCGATCGTGCGGCTTTCGCACGTGTCTATGCGCGCACGTCGAACAAGCTCTATGGCGTCGTGCTGCGTGTACTGCATGATCGGGAGGCGGCGGAGGACGTGTTGCAGGAGGTGTATCTCAAGATCTGGGATCGCGCCGCCAGCTTCGAGCCGGGGCGGGCGAGCCCGATCACCTGGATGGCGACGATCGCCCGCAACAGCGCGATCGACAGCCGGCGCAGCCGCGAGCGGCGGCATGAGGATGCCGACGGCACCGACCTGGCCGACCGCGGCATCGCGAGCACCGCTTCGGCGCCGATGCCGGCGGACGAGCGGATCGGCCTGGTCCAGTGCCTGCGCCTGCTCGACGAGCACCAGCGGCAGTTCATCCGCTCCGCCTTCTTCGACGGCTACAGCTATGCCGAACTGGCGCAGCACGCCTCGGTGCCGCTGGGTACGATGAAGAGCTGGATCCGCCGCGGCCTCGACCGCCTTCGCCTCTGCCTCGATGCAGACTGA